One genomic region from Solwaraspora sp. WMMD792 encodes:
- a CDS encoding DUF3180 domain-containing protein, whose translation MGPTRLSTLVVAALAAAAVGWLVISSWYVRMPVLPWLPSVTLAALAVFEGYAALNTRARVDRQPGHDPVNPLLAARFVVLAKASSLAGAIFAGFYAGLVLWLFIQPTRAASNDLPAAGSGLVAAVALVAAALWLERACRVPDRPEDSDIPDQPAD comes from the coding sequence ATGGGGCCTACCAGGCTGTCCACCCTGGTGGTGGCGGCGCTGGCCGCCGCGGCGGTCGGCTGGCTGGTGATCAGCAGCTGGTACGTACGGATGCCGGTCCTACCCTGGCTACCCTCCGTGACGCTGGCGGCATTGGCCGTGTTCGAAGGGTACGCGGCGCTGAACACCCGGGCCCGGGTCGACCGCCAGCCCGGGCACGATCCGGTCAACCCGCTGCTCGCCGCCCGCTTCGTGGTGCTGGCCAAGGCGTCGTCCCTCGCCGGGGCGATCTTCGCCGGCTTTTACGCCGGTCTGGTGCTGTGGCTGTTCATTCAGCCGACCCGGGCGGCGAGCAACGACCTGCCGGCCGCCGGCAGCGGTTTGGTCGCCGCGGTCGCGCTGGTGGCGGCGGCGCTCTGGTTGGAGCGGGCCTGCCGGGTCCCGGACCGCCCGGAGGACTCCGACATCCCGGACCAGCCGGCCGACTGA
- the folK gene encoding 2-amino-4-hydroxy-6-hydroxymethyldihydropteridine diphosphokinase — protein sequence MTRAVLALGSNLGDRYGRLRAAVRSLDDVLLVVSGVYETPPWGDPAQPDYLNAVALVADPGAAPADWLDRCRSLERAAGRVRDPDRPYGPRSLDVDVVAVWTDDDTPVFSDDPELVLPHPRARLRAFVLRPWIDIQPYGQLPGHGWLTDLLNHDPVAGDLLELRPRPDLPLESTQ from the coding sequence GTGACCCGGGCGGTGCTGGCGCTGGGCAGCAATCTCGGTGACCGGTACGGGCGGTTGCGCGCGGCGGTACGGTCGCTGGACGACGTACTGCTGGTCGTCTCCGGGGTCTACGAGACCCCGCCGTGGGGCGACCCGGCGCAGCCCGACTACCTCAACGCGGTCGCGCTGGTGGCCGACCCGGGTGCCGCGCCGGCCGATTGGCTCGACCGGTGCCGCAGCCTCGAACGGGCCGCCGGGCGGGTGCGTGACCCGGACCGGCCGTACGGGCCCCGCAGCCTGGACGTGGACGTCGTCGCCGTGTGGACCGACGACGACACCCCGGTGTTCAGCGACGACCCTGAGCTGGTGCTGCCCCACCCCCGGGCGCGGCTGCGGGCGTTCGTGCTGCGACCGTGGATCGACATCCAGCCGTACGGCCAACTGCCCGGCCACGGCTGGCTGACCGACCTGCTCAACCACGATCCGGTCGCCGGGGACCTGCTCGAACTGCGCCCGCGACCGGATCTGCCGCTAGAGTCGACCCAGTGA
- the folP gene encoding dihydropteroate synthase yields MTDLLRPARPVVMGVLNVTPDSFSDGGRYADLDAAVAHGVRLHRDGADLIDVGGESTRPGAVRIDAETEAARVLPVVRALAAAGVPMSIDTTRATVAAAALAAGAAVVNDVSGGLADPRMAEVVAEAGCPWILMHWRGHSDRMQDLAHYRDVVGEVRAELAARIDAALTAGVAADRLVVDPGLGFAKRAEHNWQLTVRLPELLDLGCPLLFAASRKSYLGQLLADPAGQPRPVDQRAAATTATSLLAVAAGAWGVRVHDVRDTVDALAVWQASGRPRIVPDAAEPPGSRR; encoded by the coding sequence GTGACCGATCTGCTGCGGCCGGCCCGGCCGGTCGTGATGGGCGTTCTCAACGTCACGCCTGACTCCTTTTCCGACGGCGGGCGGTACGCCGACCTCGACGCCGCCGTCGCCCATGGCGTCCGGCTGCACCGCGACGGCGCCGACTTGATCGACGTCGGCGGTGAGTCGACCCGGCCGGGCGCGGTGCGGATCGACGCCGAGACCGAGGCGGCCCGGGTGCTTCCGGTCGTCCGGGCGCTCGCCGCCGCCGGCGTACCGATGAGCATCGACACCACCCGGGCGACGGTCGCCGCCGCCGCGCTGGCCGCCGGGGCGGCGGTGGTGAACGACGTCTCCGGCGGTCTGGCGGATCCACGGATGGCCGAGGTGGTCGCCGAGGCCGGCTGCCCGTGGATTCTGATGCACTGGCGCGGGCACTCCGACCGGATGCAGGACCTGGCGCACTACCGCGACGTGGTCGGCGAGGTCCGCGCCGAGCTCGCCGCCCGGATCGACGCCGCGCTGACCGCCGGGGTGGCCGCCGACCGGCTCGTCGTCGACCCCGGTCTCGGCTTCGCCAAGCGGGCGGAGCACAACTGGCAGCTCACCGTCCGTCTGCCCGAACTGCTCGACCTCGGTTGCCCGTTGCTCTTCGCGGCCAGCCGCAAGTCCTACCTGGGCCAACTGCTCGCCGACCCGGCAGGCCAGCCACGGCCGGTCGACCAACGGGCCGCGGCGACCACCGCCACCAGTCTGCTGGCGGTCGCCGCCGGCGCCTGGGGAGTCCGGGTACACGACGTCCGGGACACCGTCGACGCGCTGGCGGTGTGGCAGGCCAGCGGACGCCCCCGGATCGTCCCGGACGCCGCCGAGCCGCCGGGGAGCCGTCGATGA
- a CDS encoding MFS transporter produces the protein MARTATRCTALLLAVLTAAVASISWPVLGAATPAQAAPVAPVAQLPAQAPVDLCPVEAWQADFRACLDRLQDVSSARAQCLDPPAPSAPDSGFGGWFATQPETSEGAIGHYTNYGYAGYRFPTYDLNGGCASSVVNADVGVFNGVANLEMMVATAIVGASNAIRERAWDPGTMYAWADPLVAQATTAIYDEVFTVFGLITLCVVGLYLIWRSRQSDMSNMITTAGWAVLIMVVVTAIAAWPVRSANLADEALTSTLGVVHEAVGPRAVEVTPEECPYPDPQQCEDLRPPAVRASDTTTSSMLYRNWLRGVLGSADSDTAKKYGPVLYDAQAFTWSEIEEIRADPALREPIIEAKNQQWMKVAEQIRTEDPEAYEHLQGIREMDRVGTGLIAIFAAAMFAMFDLAASLLVLLGFLLFRWAVVAAPILGTIGLLRPAGAGMRRLGNAVVAAVFNIAIFGTGAAVYLFAVDLIMSTPTLPGWLQVVLIWLCGMVGWLLLRPYRRITDLGGRDGGGSSWHLRYFRETRETREPEQVVVKSKDGRDQTVVKQTVVRPEARLEDPSSDKSAGGAGGTGPARERPDGREDSSEPTTQPGSTRPSSRPRRASTWTAPDVPAEEHQYAVYRPDSTRKPDEAPKPRIRTEAR, from the coding sequence GTGGCGAGGACCGCGACCCGGTGCACCGCGCTCCTGCTCGCCGTCCTGACAGCCGCCGTGGCGAGCATCTCCTGGCCGGTACTCGGCGCGGCCACGCCGGCCCAGGCCGCCCCGGTCGCGCCGGTCGCCCAGCTGCCCGCCCAGGCACCGGTCGACCTGTGTCCGGTCGAGGCCTGGCAGGCCGACTTCCGGGCCTGTCTGGACCGGCTGCAGGACGTCAGCTCGGCTCGTGCGCAGTGCCTCGACCCACCGGCACCGAGCGCCCCCGACTCCGGCTTCGGCGGTTGGTTCGCCACCCAGCCGGAGACCTCCGAGGGTGCCATCGGCCACTACACCAACTACGGGTACGCCGGCTACCGGTTCCCGACGTACGACCTCAACGGCGGGTGCGCCTCCTCGGTGGTGAACGCCGACGTCGGCGTGTTCAACGGGGTCGCCAACCTGGAGATGATGGTCGCCACCGCGATCGTCGGCGCGTCCAACGCGATCCGGGAACGGGCCTGGGACCCGGGGACCATGTACGCCTGGGCCGACCCGCTGGTGGCGCAGGCGACCACCGCGATCTACGACGAGGTCTTCACCGTCTTCGGGCTGATCACCCTCTGCGTGGTCGGCCTCTACCTGATCTGGCGGTCACGTCAGTCGGACATGAGCAACATGATCACGACGGCCGGCTGGGCAGTCCTGATCATGGTGGTGGTCACCGCGATCGCCGCTTGGCCGGTCCGCTCGGCGAACCTGGCGGACGAGGCGCTGACCAGCACGTTGGGCGTGGTCCACGAGGCCGTCGGCCCGCGTGCCGTCGAGGTGACACCGGAGGAGTGCCCGTACCCCGACCCGCAACAGTGTGAGGATCTGCGTCCACCAGCCGTCCGGGCCAGCGACACGACCACGTCGTCGATGCTCTACCGGAACTGGCTGCGCGGCGTGCTCGGCTCGGCGGACAGCGACACCGCCAAGAAGTACGGCCCGGTGCTCTACGACGCCCAGGCGTTCACCTGGTCGGAGATCGAGGAGATCCGGGCCGATCCGGCGCTGCGGGAACCGATCATCGAGGCCAAGAACCAGCAGTGGATGAAGGTCGCCGAGCAGATCCGCACCGAGGATCCGGAGGCGTACGAGCATCTGCAGGGCATCCGGGAGATGGACCGGGTCGGCACCGGACTGATCGCGATCTTCGCGGCGGCCATGTTCGCCATGTTCGATCTCGCCGCGTCGCTGCTCGTCCTGCTCGGATTCCTGCTGTTCCGCTGGGCGGTCGTCGCCGCGCCGATCCTCGGGACCATCGGTTTGCTCCGGCCGGCCGGCGCGGGGATGCGTCGACTCGGCAACGCGGTCGTCGCCGCCGTCTTCAACATCGCGATCTTCGGCACCGGGGCGGCCGTCTACCTGTTCGCCGTCGACCTGATCATGAGCACGCCCACCCTGCCGGGATGGCTGCAGGTGGTACTGATCTGGCTCTGCGGCATGGTCGGCTGGCTGCTGCTGCGTCCGTACCGACGGATCACCGACCTGGGCGGCCGGGACGGCGGCGGCAGTTCGTGGCACCTGCGGTACTTCCGGGAGACCCGGGAGACCCGCGAGCCCGAGCAGGTCGTGGTCAAGTCCAAGGACGGACGGGACCAGACCGTCGTCAAGCAGACCGTGGTGCGGCCGGAGGCCCGGTTGGAGGACCCGAGCAGCGACAAATCCGCCGGTGGTGCCGGCGGCACCGGACCGGCCAGGGAGCGGCCGGACGGCCGGGAGGACAGCTCCGAACCCACCACCCAGCCCGGGTCGACCCGACCATCGAGTCGCCCCCGTCGCGCGTCGACGTGGACCGCGCCCGACGTCCCGGCCGAAGAGCACCAGTACGCCGTCTACCGGCCCGACAGCACCCGCAAGCCCGACGAGGCGCCTAAGCCGCGCATCCGCACCGAGGCCCGGTGA
- a CDS encoding ABC transporter permease produces MAYDDSPYRRRNASTSDPTGHRQPGDTRHGDTRYGDARYPAAEPGRRGPASYSTSSFSTVADFSITGGSTTADSAATGNSPAAADRPTRGSSTTRAATRHSRRRRTSTALDDVFDDPYHGERGRDRLGVHLVWELILLLAVGGIGYLLYQVDPGLTSAGTRDPLLVYATGLGLFALAAGITLRAGAPNLAIGPVAVAAALHFAENGDNGVVPVLVTGIIWAVVLGAGTALLVTGLQVPGWAGSLVAACVAVVFIQQRSGPVDLQGAFDPTGQAFMLFGGFVVLALLGGSLGTIKSIRRGVGRFRPVADPADRRGGVAALVTSGALILSMVFAVVGGVLLAAVGNGPVSPSVGLEWTAVAIGAALLGGTSVFGRRGGVFGSVLAVIGLTLFIRYAELRDLDIALYATGAVAVVVGLAVTRLVETFGRPRSTSVDDADEAEQTAGESTGEPEPVYYDGQPADWSEPARAGSGWPSDPPTGGQQSWSASLPAQPAPARDRWDTSDSWGADDHWGTDSR; encoded by the coding sequence ATGGCGTACGACGATTCGCCTTATCGCCGGCGGAACGCGAGCACCTCGGATCCGACCGGCCACCGTCAGCCCGGCGACACCCGCCACGGCGACACCCGCTACGGCGACGCGCGGTATCCGGCGGCCGAGCCCGGTCGTCGCGGCCCGGCCAGCTACTCGACGAGCTCCTTCTCCACCGTTGCGGACTTCTCCATCACCGGAGGCTCCACCACCGCGGACTCCGCCGCGACCGGGAACTCGCCCGCTGCCGCGGACCGGCCCACCCGTGGCTCCTCTACCACCCGGGCGGCTACCCGGCACAGCCGCCGTCGCCGGACGTCCACCGCGCTCGACGACGTCTTCGACGACCCCTACCACGGCGAACGCGGCCGGGACCGACTCGGCGTGCACCTCGTCTGGGAACTGATCCTGCTGCTGGCGGTCGGTGGGATCGGCTATCTCCTCTACCAGGTCGACCCGGGCCTCACCAGCGCCGGCACCCGCGATCCGCTGCTGGTCTACGCGACCGGGCTCGGCCTGTTCGCGCTCGCCGCCGGGATCACGCTGCGCGCCGGGGCGCCGAACCTGGCCATCGGACCGGTGGCGGTGGCCGCCGCGCTGCACTTCGCCGAGAACGGCGACAACGGCGTGGTGCCGGTGCTGGTCACCGGCATCATCTGGGCGGTGGTGCTCGGCGCGGGGACGGCGCTGCTGGTCACCGGCCTGCAGGTGCCCGGCTGGGCGGGCAGTCTGGTCGCCGCCTGCGTGGCGGTCGTCTTCATCCAGCAGCGGTCCGGCCCGGTCGACCTGCAGGGTGCCTTCGACCCGACCGGCCAGGCGTTCATGCTCTTCGGCGGCTTCGTCGTGCTGGCGTTGCTCGGTGGATCCCTCGGCACGATCAAGTCGATTCGGCGGGGGGTCGGGCGGTTCCGCCCGGTCGCCGATCCGGCTGATCGGCGGGGCGGCGTCGCCGCACTGGTCACCAGCGGTGCGCTGATCCTGTCGATGGTCTTCGCGGTGGTCGGCGGGGTGCTGCTGGCCGCCGTCGGCAACGGCCCGGTCAGCCCGTCGGTGGGGCTGGAGTGGACGGCGGTGGCGATCGGCGCGGCGCTGCTCGGCGGGACCAGCGTCTTCGGCCGCCGGGGCGGTGTCTTCGGGTCCGTGTTGGCGGTGATCGGCCTGACCCTCTTCATCAGGTACGCCGAGCTGCGCGACCTCGACATCGCGCTGTACGCCACCGGTGCCGTCGCGGTGGTGGTCGGGCTGGCGGTGACCCGTCTGGTGGAGACGTTCGGTCGGCCACGGTCGACGTCGGTCGACGACGCCGACGAAGCCGAGCAGACCGCGGGCGAGTCGACTGGTGAACCCGAGCCGGTCTACTACGACGGTCAGCCGGCGGACTGGTCGGAGCCGGCCCGGGCCGGCTCCGGCTGGCCGTCCGACCCGCCCACCGGCGGCCAGCAGTCCTGGTCTGCCTCCTTGCCCGCCCAGCCGGCGCCGGCCCGGGACCGCTGGGACACCAGCGACAGCTGGGGCGCCGACGACCATTGGGGCACCGACAGTCGCTGA
- a CDS encoding M23 family metallopeptidase, producing the protein MSDSPGMRTRAARHVALTVALTAALVLLCCTGGIGAVLFSDDEPDSALFATFGCGRDGPVDPDQAPRVGPYGPDQVANAAVIINVGAELSVSPRGWVIAVATAMQESALRNLGHLGDRNDHDSVGLFQQRPSQGWGTPEQLQDPAYSSQKFYKKLLTIDGWETMALTDAAQRVQVSAFPDAYAKHEPLATRIVNILTGGAARAVAGPDGLLRCAADGEVAASGWTRPVPGNVGSGFRTSSRPGHNGVDIAQPKGTLIRAASAGRVIVSRCDPDQYGRLDCDVDGSPSKGGCGWFVDILHADQVITRYCHMVKRPEVGEGDVVDAGQVIGEVGSSGNSSGPHLHYEIHLNGDRSSRGAVDPVPFMRERGAPLGESG; encoded by the coding sequence ATGAGCGACAGCCCCGGCATGCGGACCCGCGCCGCCCGGCACGTCGCCCTGACCGTGGCGCTGACCGCGGCGCTGGTGCTGCTCTGCTGCACCGGCGGGATCGGTGCGGTGCTGTTCAGCGACGACGAGCCGGACTCGGCGTTGTTCGCCACCTTCGGCTGCGGGCGGGACGGCCCGGTCGACCCCGACCAGGCACCCCGGGTCGGGCCGTACGGGCCGGATCAGGTCGCCAACGCGGCGGTGATCATCAACGTCGGTGCGGAGTTGTCGGTGTCACCGCGCGGCTGGGTGATCGCGGTGGCCACCGCCATGCAGGAGTCGGCACTGCGAAACCTGGGGCATCTCGGCGACCGCAACGACCACGACTCGGTCGGACTGTTCCAGCAGCGACCCAGCCAGGGCTGGGGCACCCCGGAACAGCTACAGGATCCGGCGTACTCCTCGCAGAAGTTCTACAAGAAGCTGCTGACCATTGACGGCTGGGAGACGATGGCGCTGACCGACGCCGCCCAGCGGGTGCAGGTCAGTGCCTTCCCGGACGCGTACGCCAAGCACGAACCGCTGGCGACCCGGATCGTCAACATCCTCACCGGCGGCGCGGCCCGCGCGGTCGCCGGCCCGGACGGGCTGCTGCGCTGCGCCGCCGACGGCGAGGTCGCCGCCTCGGGATGGACCCGGCCAGTGCCGGGCAACGTCGGGTCCGGCTTCCGGACCAGCTCCCGGCCCGGGCACAACGGCGTGGACATCGCCCAGCCGAAGGGCACCCTGATCCGGGCTGCCTCGGCCGGCCGCGTCATCGTCTCCCGGTGCGACCCGGACCAGTACGGCCGCCTCGACTGCGACGTGGACGGCTCGCCCAGCAAAGGTGGCTGCGGCTGGTTCGTCGACATCCTGCACGCCGATCAGGTGATCACGAGATACTGTCACATGGTGAAGCGGCCGGAAGTCGGCGAAGGCGACGTGGTCGACGCCGGACAGGTGATCGGCGAGGTCGGCTCCAGCGGCAACTCGTCCGGCCCCCACCTGCACTATGAGATCCATCTCAACGGCGACCGCAGCAGCCGCGGAGCGGTCGACCCGGTGCCGTTCATGCGGGAGCGGGGCGCGCCGCTCGGCGAGAGTGGCTGA
- a CDS encoding ATP-binding protein gives MSRSTPPGSSHPAGQPAGTSGNGKRSTDYDAALDESTDTELVTSPSHGAVAYFQAPAASRSSRPTRTPPPAPPVPTPRAGMSDNTDIDSPFLDLFPGAGPAGGHQPGRTPRTAIRRSAQHDAIAPPTRHDAIEPPVRHDAIAPPAQQAAIGPPTRHDPQETPGDASAGNTPSAGPIGSALSGPPDPPVQRRTATPTPRTAGEPAPAAEPAAPRDGQPVTSASTVPPSPPPAPVLPPPPAATHRPGPTTQHVRNRPDSAHPAEAAQRDGAPAQRRPPAMPHHTAPAPQQHAAPAPQQHAAPAPHQRAAPAPVHQPPPANAPVSGKGKGKRARRRAAEADRPDKLIKPVPIRPPKVKFTDRDPAAELAITEIAGHLTFTPNTVTAWYWLPEVRWAFRPDAEREVLLSAISEQYAGLAGFRLHLRRTTRPFPADEWARTIDSLTSNPLPNVSDAVSWSDHLVAAQRHLMAVNHAEGQTYLGITFARRSLGDSLSERVLRLFGRGVAESERRRLGRMVEQFDEVLGAFGMRGRRVTAGELEWLLYRSVALCMNPPTMLSPVRDGNWDRGDLLALTEQVERYRTPYGSTLKLVNRMTGEERHVAVLAVGRMEPLEIPERHEPWMHFHERLPWPMEISSRIDLLGPADSFRNLEHRLRMIRSQQLDYAEHGIDAPPELERLAKRALHIGDEMTTGLPVESARAHGWHRIAVGGRTREECLERARRLIQLYSREMRISLQHPKNQDWLAREFIPGEPVANTGYIRRMPVNLLAAALPQAASTVGDRRGDLIGRTAGTCRRPVFLDLHFPMEVRERSGLAVFVAEPGGGKSTLLGALGYLAARRGVQVTLLDPSGPLARLCAMPELRPYSRVLNLTGSEQGTLAPYSLIPTPVRGEFAAGAAGDREYEISVSNARAERRMLVQDICMMLVPPQVARESSTATLLRHAVRQVPAEETSTLDDVVACLSGLDDDGRELANLLLDTAEMPLALLFFGSPEPGLLGADAALTVITMAGLRLPDLKIEREYWSAEEALALPMLHTAHRLAVRRCYGGSMGSRKLVGLDEAHFMEGWRSGRSFLVRLARDSRKWNLAALVSSQNPRDILGLDVQNLVSTVFVGRIAEDEEIAAEALRLLRVPVDDGYEATLASLSSVDSSSASRLGFREFIMRDVDGRVQKVRVDVSYVDGLLDHLDTTPGTPQAAPAGLPTALSDLEV, from the coding sequence ATGAGCCGATCAACCCCGCCGGGCTCCTCCCACCCGGCCGGCCAGCCGGCCGGCACCAGCGGTAACGGTAAGCGATCGACCGACTACGACGCCGCGCTGGACGAGTCGACCGACACCGAACTGGTCACCAGCCCCAGCCACGGCGCGGTCGCCTACTTCCAGGCACCCGCGGCGTCCCGCAGCAGCCGGCCGACGCGGACCCCGCCGCCGGCACCACCAGTGCCCACCCCCAGAGCCGGTATGAGCGACAACACCGACATCGACTCACCCTTCCTGGACCTTTTCCCAGGTGCCGGTCCGGCCGGTGGCCACCAGCCGGGCCGCACGCCACGGACGGCGATCCGGCGCTCCGCCCAACACGACGCGATCGCACCACCAACGCGGCACGACGCCATCGAACCGCCCGTCCGACACGACGCGATCGCACCGCCGGCCCAGCAGGCCGCCATCGGACCGCCCACCCGCCACGATCCGCAAGAGACTCCCGGCGACGCGTCAGCCGGGAACACCCCATCCGCCGGTCCGATCGGCTCGGCGCTGTCCGGTCCCCCCGACCCGCCGGTTCAGCGCCGGACTGCCACACCCACCCCGCGTACCGCCGGCGAACCGGCCCCGGCAGCCGAACCGGCCGCACCGCGCGACGGCCAGCCGGTCACGTCGGCGTCCACAGTGCCGCCGTCACCACCGCCGGCACCGGTCCTGCCGCCTCCGCCCGCCGCCACCCACCGGCCCGGTCCGACCACGCAACACGTTCGGAACCGGCCCGACTCGGCACACCCGGCCGAGGCAGCGCAGCGAGATGGCGCACCAGCGCAACGCCGGCCACCGGCGATGCCGCACCACACCGCACCCGCACCCCAGCAGCACGCCGCACCCGCACCTCAGCAGCACGCCGCACCCGCACCTCACCAGCGCGCCGCACCCGCACCGGTGCACCAGCCGCCGCCGGCCAATGCACCGGTAAGCGGCAAGGGCAAGGGCAAGCGGGCCCGCCGGCGAGCTGCCGAGGCCGACCGGCCGGACAAGCTGATCAAGCCGGTGCCGATCCGCCCCCCGAAGGTCAAGTTCACCGACCGGGACCCGGCCGCCGAACTTGCCATCACCGAGATCGCCGGCCATCTCACCTTCACCCCGAACACCGTCACCGCCTGGTACTGGCTGCCCGAGGTCCGCTGGGCGTTCCGGCCCGACGCCGAGCGGGAGGTGCTGCTGTCAGCCATCTCCGAGCAGTACGCCGGCCTGGCCGGATTCCGGCTGCACCTGCGCCGCACGACGCGGCCGTTCCCGGCCGACGAGTGGGCCCGCACCATCGACTCGCTGACCAGCAACCCCCTGCCCAACGTCTCCGACGCGGTCTCCTGGTCGGACCACCTGGTCGCCGCCCAACGGCACCTGATGGCGGTCAACCACGCCGAAGGGCAGACCTATCTGGGCATCACCTTCGCCCGCCGGTCCCTCGGCGACTCACTGTCCGAACGGGTGCTGCGGCTGTTCGGCCGCGGCGTCGCCGAGAGCGAACGCCGCCGGCTCGGCCGGATGGTCGAGCAGTTCGACGAGGTGCTGGGTGCCTTCGGCATGCGGGGTCGACGGGTCACCGCCGGCGAACTCGAATGGCTGCTCTACCGGTCGGTCGCGCTCTGCATGAACCCGCCAACCATGCTCTCGCCGGTCCGGGACGGCAACTGGGACCGCGGTGACCTGCTCGCCCTCACCGAGCAGGTCGAGCGCTACCGCACCCCCTACGGCTCGACACTCAAGCTGGTCAACCGGATGACCGGCGAGGAGCGACACGTCGCGGTGCTGGCGGTCGGCCGGATGGAGCCGCTGGAGATCCCGGAGCGGCACGAGCCGTGGATGCACTTCCACGAACGGCTGCCGTGGCCGATGGAGATCTCCTCCCGGATCGACCTGCTCGGGCCAGCCGACTCGTTCCGCAACCTGGAGCACCGGCTCCGGATGATCCGTTCCCAGCAACTGGACTACGCCGAGCACGGCATCGACGCGCCGCCGGAGCTGGAACGGCTCGCCAAGCGGGCCCTGCACATCGGTGACGAGATGACCACCGGCCTGCCGGTCGAGTCCGCCCGGGCGCACGGCTGGCACCGGATCGCCGTCGGTGGCCGGACCCGCGAAGAGTGTCTGGAACGGGCCCGCCGGCTGATCCAGCTGTACTCCCGGGAAATGCGCATCTCGCTGCAGCATCCGAAGAACCAGGACTGGCTGGCCCGGGAGTTCATCCCTGGGGAGCCGGTGGCGAACACCGGATACATCCGGCGGATGCCGGTCAACCTGCTGGCCGCCGCGCTGCCGCAGGCCGCGTCGACGGTCGGCGACCGGCGCGGCGACCTGATCGGGCGTACCGCCGGCACCTGCCGCCGGCCGGTCTTCCTCGACCTGCACTTCCCGATGGAGGTCCGGGAACGTTCCGGGCTCGCCGTCTTCGTCGCCGAGCCGGGCGGCGGCAAGTCGACCCTGCTCGGCGCCCTCGGCTACCTGGCCGCCCGGCGCGGCGTGCAGGTCACCCTGCTCGACCCGTCCGGGCCGCTGGCCCGGCTCTGCGCCATGCCGGAGCTACGGCCGTACTCGCGGGTGCTCAACCTGACCGGTTCCGAACAGGGCACCCTGGCACCGTACTCGCTCATCCCGACACCGGTGCGCGGCGAGTTCGCCGCCGGAGCCGCCGGCGACCGCGAGTACGAGATCTCCGTGTCGAACGCCCGGGCCGAACGCCGGATGCTGGTCCAGGACATCTGCATGATGCTGGTGCCGCCGCAGGTGGCCCGGGAGTCGTCGACGGCCACCCTGCTGCGGCACGCGGTCCGCCAGGTGCCCGCCGAGGAGACCTCCACGCTGGACGACGTGGTCGCCTGCCTCAGCGGGCTCGACGACGACGGCCGCGAGCTGGCCAACCTGCTGTTGGACACCGCCGAGATGCCGCTGGCCCTGCTGTTCTTCGGCTCACCGGAGCCGGGCCTGCTCGGTGCCGACGCCGCGCTGACCGTGATCACCATGGCCGGGCTGCGGCTGCCCGATCTGAAGATCGAACGCGAGTACTGGTCGGCCGAGGAGGCGTTGGCGCTGCCGATGCTGCACACCGCCCACCGGCTGGCGGTGCGGCGCTGCTACGGCGGCTCGATGGGGTCGCGCAAACTGGTCGGCCTGGACGAGGCGCACTTCATGGAGGGCTGGCGGTCCGGCCGGTCCTTCCTGGTCCGGCTGGCCCGTGACTCCCGCAAGTGGAACCTTGCCGCACTGGTCTCGTCGCAGAATCCACGGGACATCCTCGGGCTGGACGTGCAGAACCTGGTCTCCACCGTCTTCGTCGGCCGGATCGCCGAGGACGAGGAGATCGCCGCCGAGGCGCTGCGCCTGCTGCGCGTCCCGGTCGACGACGGTTACGAGGCGACGCTCGCCTCGTTGTCTAGCGTAGACAGTTCTTCCGCGAGCCGGCTGGGCTTCCGGGAGTTCATCATGCGCGACGTGGACGGTCGGGTGCAGAAGGTCCGGGTGGACGTCTCGTACGTGGACGGACTGCTCGACCATCTGGACACCACACCCGGTACGCCGCAGGCGGCACCCGCCGGTCTGCCGACCGCGCTCAGTGACCTGGAGGTATGA
- the folB gene encoding dihydroneopterin aldolase, with protein MTDHQPAAGPSPDPGDARPSTTDRIVLTGLRAHGRHGVYPQERAAGQDFVVDVELTVDLAPAAASDDVTDTVHYGELADRLVAIVGGEPVNLIETLADRLAAQCLADHRVRSVTVTVHKPQAPIPHQFTDVAVVLTRGRP; from the coding sequence ATGACCGACCATCAGCCCGCCGCAGGGCCGTCGCCCGACCCGGGTGACGCGCGGCCGTCGACGACCGACCGGATCGTGCTGACCGGGCTGCGTGCCCACGGTCGGCACGGCGTCTACCCGCAGGAACGGGCCGCCGGGCAGGACTTCGTCGTCGACGTCGAGCTCACCGTCGACCTCGCGCCGGCGGCCGCCTCGGACGACGTCACCGACACTGTGCACTACGGCGAGCTGGCCGACCGGCTGGTCGCGATCGTCGGCGGCGAGCCGGTGAACCTGATCGAGACGCTGGCCGACCGGCTGGCCGCCCAGTGCCTGGCGGACCACCGGGTCCGCTCGGTCACGGTGACCGTGCACAAGCCGCAGGCGCCGATTCCGCACCAGTTCACCGACGTCGCGGTCGTGCTGACCCGGGGCCGACCGTGA